From the Cryptomeria japonica chromosome 2, Sugi_1.0, whole genome shotgun sequence genome, one window contains:
- the LOC131030605 gene encoding uncharacterized protein LOC131030605: MPSGGFRVLHLVRPFLSILPEVQTAERKVPFREKVLYTVISLFIFLVCSQLPLYGIHSATGADPFYWMRVILASNRGTVMELGITPIVTSGLVMQLLAGSKIIEVDNSVREDRALLNGAQKLLGVLITIGEAVAYVLSGMYGDIRDLGAGNAILIIVQLFFAGIIVICLDELLQKGYGLGSGISLFIATNICESIIWKAFSPTTINSGRGAEFEGAVIALFHLLITRTDKVRALREAFYRQNLPNVTNLLATVLVFLIVIYFQGFRVVLPVRSKNARGQQGSYPIKLFYTSNMPIILQSALVSNLYFISQLLYRRYSGNFLINLLGKWKESEYSSSGQFVPVGGLVYYITPPSSLAEMAANPFHALFYLTFMLTACALFSKTWIEVSGSSARDVAKQLKEQQMVMPGHRESNLQKELNRYIPTAAAFGGMCIGALTVMADFMGAIGSGTGILLAVTIIYQYFETFEKERASELGFFGF; this comes from the exons ATGCCGAGCGGTGGATTTAGGGTTTTACACCTTGTGAGGCCATTTCTCTCAATTTTGCCCGAGGTTCAGACAGCAGAAAGAAAAGTTCCTTTTCGGGAGAAGGTTCTTTATACTGTAATCTCTCTATTTATATTTCTGGTATGCAGTCAGTTGCCTCTGTATGGTATACATTCAGCTACAGGTGCAGATCCATTCTATTGGATGCGTGTAATCCTGGCCTCAAATCGTGGAACTGTTATGGAGCTTGGCATTACACCTATTGTTACTTCAGGCCTAGTGATGCAGCTTTTGGCAGGATCGAAGATAATTGAAGTGGACAATAGTGTTCGAGAAGATCGTGCACTTTT GAATGGGGCACAGAAGTTACTTGGTGTTCTGATCACAATTGGGGAAGCAGTTGCGTACGTGCTTTCAGGAATGTATGGTGACATCAGGGATCTTGGAGCTGGCAATGCCATCCTTATTATTGTCCAACTCTTTTTTGCTGGTATCATTGTGATATGTTTGGATGAGCTGCTTCAGAAAGGCTATGGATTGGGCTCAGGCATTTCATTATTCATTGCAACTAATATATG TGAGAGTATCATATGGAAGGCATTTAGTCCCACAACAATTAATAGTGGACGTGGTGCTGAGTTTGAGGGAGCTGTGATTGCATTGTTCCATTTGTTGATAACACGAACAGACAAGGTTCGAGCACTCAGAGAGGCTTTTTACAGGCAGAATCTTCCAAATGTGACCAATCTGCTTGCAACAGTTTTGGTTTTTCTCATTGTGATATACTTCCAAGGCTTCCGGGTTGTTTTGCCTGTGAGATCAAAGAATGCACGTGGGCAGCAAGGATCATAtcctattaaattattttatacatCTAACATGCCAATCATTCTGCAGTCAGCTTTGGTTTCGAATTTGTATTTCATTTCTCAG TTGCTCTACAGGAGGTACAGTGGAAACTTCCTTATTAATTTGTTAGGAAAGTGGAAAGAATCTGAATATTCTTCAAGTGGCCAGTTTGTTCCCGTGGGTGGTCTTGTTTATTACATCACCCCTCCTTCAAG CTTGGCAGAGATGGCAGCAAATCCTTTCCATGCTCTTTTCTATTTGACTTTTATGCTGACAGCATGTGCACTCTTTTCAAAGACATGGATTGAAGTATCAGGTTCCTCTGCTAGAGATGTAGCAAAACAGCTCAAG GAGCAACAAATGGTTATGCCAGGCCATAGAGAGTCTAATCTCCAGAAGGAGCTGAATCGATACATACCAACTGCTGCAGCTTTCGGTGGCATGTGCATTGGTGCTCTGACTGTCATGGCTGATTTTATGGGTGCAATTGGTTCCGGGACAGGAATTCTTCTGGCTGTAACTATCATCTACCAGTATTTTGAGACCTTTGAGAAGGAAAGGGCCAGTGAATTAGGTTTCTTTGGTTTTTGA